A single window of Balaenoptera acutorostrata chromosome X, mBalAcu1.1, whole genome shotgun sequence DNA harbors:
- the PRAF2 gene encoding PRA1 family protein 2, producing the protein MSEVRLPPLRALDDFVLGSARLAAPDPRDPQRWCHRVINNLLYYQTNYLICFGLGLALAGYVRPLHTLLSALVVAVALGMLVWAAETRAAVRRCRRSHPAACLAAVLALGLLVLWAAGGAYTFLLSIAGPVLLILVHASLRLRNLKNKIENQIESIGLKRTPMGLLLEALGQEQEAGS; encoded by the exons ATGTCGGAGGTGCGGCTGCCACCGTTACGCGCCCTGGACGACTTCGTTCTGGGGTCGGCGCGTCTGGCGGCCCCGGATCCACGCGACCCGCAGCGATGGTGCCACCGCGTCATCAACAACCTTCTCTACTATCAAACCAACTACCTTATCTGCTTCGGCCTCGGTCTCGCTCTGgccgg GTACGTGCGCCCGCTGCACACCCTCCTAAGCGCGCTGGTAGTGGCGGTGGCCCTTGGCATGCTGGTGTGGGCGGCTGAGACTCGAGCAGCCGTGCGCCGCTGCCGTCGCAGCCACCCAGCCGCCTGCCTGGCCGCAGTGCTTGCCCTCGGCCTCCTCGTTCTCTGGGCCGCAGGCGGCGCTTACACCTTCCTGCTCAGCATCGCCGGGCCCGTGCTTC TGATCCTGGTGCACGCGTCACTGCGCCTGCGCAACCTCAAGAACAAGATTGAGAACCAGATCGAGAGCATTGGTCTCAAGCGGACGCCAATGGGGTTGCTGCTGGAGGCGCTGGGACAAGAACAGGAGGCTGGATCCTAG
- the WDR45 gene encoding WD repeat domain phosphoinositide-interacting protein 4 isoform X1: MTQQPLRGVTSLRFNQDQSCFCCAMETGVRIYNVEPLMEKGHLDHEQVGSMGLVEMLHRSNLLALVGGGSSPKFSEISGVGLVSPGLPLTLNLGPDNTPTCPAVLIWDDAREGKDSKDKLVLEFTFTKPVLAVRMRHDKIVIVLKNRIYVYSFPDNPRKLFEFDTRDNPKGLCDLCPSLEKQLLVFPGHKCGSLQLVDLASTKPGTSSAPFTINAHQSDVACVSLNQPGTVVASASQKGTLIRLFDTQSKEKLVELRRGTDPATLYCINFSHDSSFLCASSDKGTVHIFALKDTRLNRRSALARVGKVGPMIGQYVDSQWSLASFTVPAESACICAFGRNTSKNVNSVIAICVDGTFHKYVFTPDGNCNREAFDVYLDICDDDDF; this comes from the exons ATGACTCAGCAGCCACTTCGAGGAGTGACCAGTCTGCGTTTCAACCAAGACCAAA GCTGCTTTTGCTGCGCTATGGAGACAGGTGTGCGCATCTACAACGTGGAGCCATTGATGGAGAAGGGGCATCTGG ACCATGAGCAGGTGGGCAGCATGGGCCTGGTGGAAATGCTGCACCGCTCCAACCTGCTGGCCCTGGTGGGCGGTGGTAGCAGCCCCAAGTTCTCAGAGATCTCAG GGGTAGGTCTTGTGTCACCAGGGCTGCCCCTCACCCTAAACCTTGGCCCGGACAACACACCCACCTGCCCAGCAGTGCTGATCTGGGACGATGCCCGGGAGGGCAAGGACTCCAAGGACAAGCTGGTGCTGGAGTTCACCTTCACCAAGCCAGTGCTGGCTGTGCGCATGCGCCATGACAA AATCGTGATCGTGCTGAAGAACCGCATCTATGTGTACTCCTTCCCCGACAATCCCCGAAAGCTGTTTGAGTTTGACACCCGGGACAACCCCAAGG GGCTCTGTGACCTCTGCCCCAGCCTGGAGAAACAACTGCTAGTGTTCCCAGGACACAAGTGCGGGAGCCTGCAACTTGTG GACCTGGCAAGCACAAAGCCCGGCACCTCATCTGCTCCGTTTACCATCAATGCACATCAGAGCGACGTGGCCTGCGTGTCTCTGAACCAGCCAGGCACGGTAGTGGCCTCAGCCTCTCAGAAGGGCACCCTTATTCGCCTTTTTGACACGCAGTCCAAGGAGAAGCTGGTGGAGCTGCGCCGAGGCACTGACCCCGCTACCCTCTACTG CATCAACTTCAGCCATGATTCTTCCTTCCTGTGTGCATCCAGTGATAAGGGCACAGTCCATATCTTTGCTCTCAAGGATACCCGCCTCAACCGCCGCTCTGC GCTGGCTCGCGTGGGCAAGGTGGGGCCTATGATTGGGCAGTATGTGGACTCTCAGTGGAGCCTGGCAAGCTTCACCGTGCCTGCTGAGTCAGCCTGCATCTGTGCTTTTGGTCGCAACACTTCCAAGAATGTCAACTCTGTCATTG ccaTCTGTGTAGATGGGACCTTCCACAAATATGTCTTCACTCCCGATGGAAACTGCAACAGAGAGGCTTTCGATGTGTACCTTGACATCTGTGATGATGATGACTTTTAA
- the WDR45 gene encoding WD repeat domain phosphoinositide-interacting protein 4 isoform X5 yields MTQQPLRGVTSLRFNQDQSCFCCAMETGVRIYNVEPLMEKGHLDHEQVGSMGLVEMLHRSNLLALVGGGSSPKFSEISVLIWDDAREGKDSKDKLVLEFTFTKPVLAVRMRHDKIVIVLKNRIYVYSFPDNPRKLFEFDTRDNPKGLCDLCPSLEKQLLVFPGHKCGSLQLVDLASTKPGTSSAPFTINAHQSDVACVSLNQPGTVVASASQKGTLIRLFDTQSKEKLVELRRGTDPATLYCINFSHDSSFLCASSDKGTVHIFALKDTRLNRRSALARVGKVGPMIGQYVDSQWSLASFTVPAESACICAFGRNTSKNVNSVIAICVDGTFHKYVFTPDGNCNREAFDVYLDICDDDDF; encoded by the exons ATGACTCAGCAGCCACTTCGAGGAGTGACCAGTCTGCGTTTCAACCAAGACCAAA GCTGCTTTTGCTGCGCTATGGAGACAGGTGTGCGCATCTACAACGTGGAGCCATTGATGGAGAAGGGGCATCTGG ACCATGAGCAGGTGGGCAGCATGGGCCTGGTGGAAATGCTGCACCGCTCCAACCTGCTGGCCCTGGTGGGCGGTGGTAGCAGCCCCAAGTTCTCAGAGATCTCAG TGCTGATCTGGGACGATGCCCGGGAGGGCAAGGACTCCAAGGACAAGCTGGTGCTGGAGTTCACCTTCACCAAGCCAGTGCTGGCTGTGCGCATGCGCCATGACAA AATCGTGATCGTGCTGAAGAACCGCATCTATGTGTACTCCTTCCCCGACAATCCCCGAAAGCTGTTTGAGTTTGACACCCGGGACAACCCCAAGG GGCTCTGTGACCTCTGCCCCAGCCTGGAGAAACAACTGCTAGTGTTCCCAGGACACAAGTGCGGGAGCCTGCAACTTGTG GACCTGGCAAGCACAAAGCCCGGCACCTCATCTGCTCCGTTTACCATCAATGCACATCAGAGCGACGTGGCCTGCGTGTCTCTGAACCAGCCAGGCACGGTAGTGGCCTCAGCCTCTCAGAAGGGCACCCTTATTCGCCTTTTTGACACGCAGTCCAAGGAGAAGCTGGTGGAGCTGCGCCGAGGCACTGACCCCGCTACCCTCTACTG CATCAACTTCAGCCATGATTCTTCCTTCCTGTGTGCATCCAGTGATAAGGGCACAGTCCATATCTTTGCTCTCAAGGATACCCGCCTCAACCGCCGCTCTGC GCTGGCTCGCGTGGGCAAGGTGGGGCCTATGATTGGGCAGTATGTGGACTCTCAGTGGAGCCTGGCAAGCTTCACCGTGCCTGCTGAGTCAGCCTGCATCTGTGCTTTTGGTCGCAACACTTCCAAGAATGTCAACTCTGTCATTG ccaTCTGTGTAGATGGGACCTTCCACAAATATGTCTTCACTCCCGATGGAAACTGCAACAGAGAGGCTTTCGATGTGTACCTTGACATCTGTGATGATGATGACTTTTAA
- the WDR45 gene encoding WD repeat domain phosphoinositide-interacting protein 4 isoform X2, whose translation MTQQPLRGVTSLRFNQDQSCFCCAMETGVRIYNVEPLMEKGHLDHEQVGSMGLVEMLHRSNLLALVGGGSSPKFSEISGLVSPGLPLTLNLGPDNTPTCPAVLIWDDAREGKDSKDKLVLEFTFTKPVLAVRMRHDKIVIVLKNRIYVYSFPDNPRKLFEFDTRDNPKGLCDLCPSLEKQLLVFPGHKCGSLQLVDLASTKPGTSSAPFTINAHQSDVACVSLNQPGTVVASASQKGTLIRLFDTQSKEKLVELRRGTDPATLYCINFSHDSSFLCASSDKGTVHIFALKDTRLNRRSALARVGKVGPMIGQYVDSQWSLASFTVPAESACICAFGRNTSKNVNSVIAICVDGTFHKYVFTPDGNCNREAFDVYLDICDDDDF comes from the exons ATGACTCAGCAGCCACTTCGAGGAGTGACCAGTCTGCGTTTCAACCAAGACCAAA GCTGCTTTTGCTGCGCTATGGAGACAGGTGTGCGCATCTACAACGTGGAGCCATTGATGGAGAAGGGGCATCTGG ACCATGAGCAGGTGGGCAGCATGGGCCTGGTGGAAATGCTGCACCGCTCCAACCTGCTGGCCCTGGTGGGCGGTGGTAGCAGCCCCAAGTTCTCAGAGATCTCAG GTCTTGTGTCACCAGGGCTGCCCCTCACCCTAAACCTTGGCCCGGACAACACACCCACCTGCCCAGCAGTGCTGATCTGGGACGATGCCCGGGAGGGCAAGGACTCCAAGGACAAGCTGGTGCTGGAGTTCACCTTCACCAAGCCAGTGCTGGCTGTGCGCATGCGCCATGACAA AATCGTGATCGTGCTGAAGAACCGCATCTATGTGTACTCCTTCCCCGACAATCCCCGAAAGCTGTTTGAGTTTGACACCCGGGACAACCCCAAGG GGCTCTGTGACCTCTGCCCCAGCCTGGAGAAACAACTGCTAGTGTTCCCAGGACACAAGTGCGGGAGCCTGCAACTTGTG GACCTGGCAAGCACAAAGCCCGGCACCTCATCTGCTCCGTTTACCATCAATGCACATCAGAGCGACGTGGCCTGCGTGTCTCTGAACCAGCCAGGCACGGTAGTGGCCTCAGCCTCTCAGAAGGGCACCCTTATTCGCCTTTTTGACACGCAGTCCAAGGAGAAGCTGGTGGAGCTGCGCCGAGGCACTGACCCCGCTACCCTCTACTG CATCAACTTCAGCCATGATTCTTCCTTCCTGTGTGCATCCAGTGATAAGGGCACAGTCCATATCTTTGCTCTCAAGGATACCCGCCTCAACCGCCGCTCTGC GCTGGCTCGCGTGGGCAAGGTGGGGCCTATGATTGGGCAGTATGTGGACTCTCAGTGGAGCCTGGCAAGCTTCACCGTGCCTGCTGAGTCAGCCTGCATCTGTGCTTTTGGTCGCAACACTTCCAAGAATGTCAACTCTGTCATTG ccaTCTGTGTAGATGGGACCTTCCACAAATATGTCTTCACTCCCGATGGAAACTGCAACAGAGAGGCTTTCGATGTGTACCTTGACATCTGTGATGATGATGACTTTTAA
- the WDR45 gene encoding WD repeat domain phosphoinositide-interacting protein 4 isoform X3, translated as MTQQPLRGVTSLRFNQDQSCFCCAMETGVRIYNVEPLMEKGHLDHEQVGSMGLVEMLHRSNLLALVGGGSSPKFSEISGLPLTLNLGPDNTPTCPAVLIWDDAREGKDSKDKLVLEFTFTKPVLAVRMRHDKIVIVLKNRIYVYSFPDNPRKLFEFDTRDNPKGLCDLCPSLEKQLLVFPGHKCGSLQLVDLASTKPGTSSAPFTINAHQSDVACVSLNQPGTVVASASQKGTLIRLFDTQSKEKLVELRRGTDPATLYCINFSHDSSFLCASSDKGTVHIFALKDTRLNRRSALARVGKVGPMIGQYVDSQWSLASFTVPAESACICAFGRNTSKNVNSVIAICVDGTFHKYVFTPDGNCNREAFDVYLDICDDDDF; from the exons ATGACTCAGCAGCCACTTCGAGGAGTGACCAGTCTGCGTTTCAACCAAGACCAAA GCTGCTTTTGCTGCGCTATGGAGACAGGTGTGCGCATCTACAACGTGGAGCCATTGATGGAGAAGGGGCATCTGG ACCATGAGCAGGTGGGCAGCATGGGCCTGGTGGAAATGCTGCACCGCTCCAACCTGCTGGCCCTGGTGGGCGGTGGTAGCAGCCCCAAGTTCTCAGAGATCTCAG GGCTGCCCCTCACCCTAAACCTTGGCCCGGACAACACACCCACCTGCCCAGCAGTGCTGATCTGGGACGATGCCCGGGAGGGCAAGGACTCCAAGGACAAGCTGGTGCTGGAGTTCACCTTCACCAAGCCAGTGCTGGCTGTGCGCATGCGCCATGACAA AATCGTGATCGTGCTGAAGAACCGCATCTATGTGTACTCCTTCCCCGACAATCCCCGAAAGCTGTTTGAGTTTGACACCCGGGACAACCCCAAGG GGCTCTGTGACCTCTGCCCCAGCCTGGAGAAACAACTGCTAGTGTTCCCAGGACACAAGTGCGGGAGCCTGCAACTTGTG GACCTGGCAAGCACAAAGCCCGGCACCTCATCTGCTCCGTTTACCATCAATGCACATCAGAGCGACGTGGCCTGCGTGTCTCTGAACCAGCCAGGCACGGTAGTGGCCTCAGCCTCTCAGAAGGGCACCCTTATTCGCCTTTTTGACACGCAGTCCAAGGAGAAGCTGGTGGAGCTGCGCCGAGGCACTGACCCCGCTACCCTCTACTG CATCAACTTCAGCCATGATTCTTCCTTCCTGTGTGCATCCAGTGATAAGGGCACAGTCCATATCTTTGCTCTCAAGGATACCCGCCTCAACCGCCGCTCTGC GCTGGCTCGCGTGGGCAAGGTGGGGCCTATGATTGGGCAGTATGTGGACTCTCAGTGGAGCCTGGCAAGCTTCACCGTGCCTGCTGAGTCAGCCTGCATCTGTGCTTTTGGTCGCAACACTTCCAAGAATGTCAACTCTGTCATTG ccaTCTGTGTAGATGGGACCTTCCACAAATATGTCTTCACTCCCGATGGAAACTGCAACAGAGAGGCTTTCGATGTGTACCTTGACATCTGTGATGATGATGACTTTTAA
- the WDR45 gene encoding WD repeat domain phosphoinositide-interacting protein 4 isoform X4, producing MTQQPLRGVTSLRFNQDQSCFCCAMETGVRIYNVEPLMEKGHLDHEQVGSMGLVEMLHRSNLLALVGGGSSPKFSEISAVLIWDDAREGKDSKDKLVLEFTFTKPVLAVRMRHDKIVIVLKNRIYVYSFPDNPRKLFEFDTRDNPKGLCDLCPSLEKQLLVFPGHKCGSLQLVDLASTKPGTSSAPFTINAHQSDVACVSLNQPGTVVASASQKGTLIRLFDTQSKEKLVELRRGTDPATLYCINFSHDSSFLCASSDKGTVHIFALKDTRLNRRSALARVGKVGPMIGQYVDSQWSLASFTVPAESACICAFGRNTSKNVNSVIAICVDGTFHKYVFTPDGNCNREAFDVYLDICDDDDF from the exons ATGACTCAGCAGCCACTTCGAGGAGTGACCAGTCTGCGTTTCAACCAAGACCAAA GCTGCTTTTGCTGCGCTATGGAGACAGGTGTGCGCATCTACAACGTGGAGCCATTGATGGAGAAGGGGCATCTGG ACCATGAGCAGGTGGGCAGCATGGGCCTGGTGGAAATGCTGCACCGCTCCAACCTGCTGGCCCTGGTGGGCGGTGGTAGCAGCCCCAAGTTCTCAGAGATCTCAG CAGTGCTGATCTGGGACGATGCCCGGGAGGGCAAGGACTCCAAGGACAAGCTGGTGCTGGAGTTCACCTTCACCAAGCCAGTGCTGGCTGTGCGCATGCGCCATGACAA AATCGTGATCGTGCTGAAGAACCGCATCTATGTGTACTCCTTCCCCGACAATCCCCGAAAGCTGTTTGAGTTTGACACCCGGGACAACCCCAAGG GGCTCTGTGACCTCTGCCCCAGCCTGGAGAAACAACTGCTAGTGTTCCCAGGACACAAGTGCGGGAGCCTGCAACTTGTG GACCTGGCAAGCACAAAGCCCGGCACCTCATCTGCTCCGTTTACCATCAATGCACATCAGAGCGACGTGGCCTGCGTGTCTCTGAACCAGCCAGGCACGGTAGTGGCCTCAGCCTCTCAGAAGGGCACCCTTATTCGCCTTTTTGACACGCAGTCCAAGGAGAAGCTGGTGGAGCTGCGCCGAGGCACTGACCCCGCTACCCTCTACTG CATCAACTTCAGCCATGATTCTTCCTTCCTGTGTGCATCCAGTGATAAGGGCACAGTCCATATCTTTGCTCTCAAGGATACCCGCCTCAACCGCCGCTCTGC GCTGGCTCGCGTGGGCAAGGTGGGGCCTATGATTGGGCAGTATGTGGACTCTCAGTGGAGCCTGGCAAGCTTCACCGTGCCTGCTGAGTCAGCCTGCATCTGTGCTTTTGGTCGCAACACTTCCAAGAATGTCAACTCTGTCATTG ccaTCTGTGTAGATGGGACCTTCCACAAATATGTCTTCACTCCCGATGGAAACTGCAACAGAGAGGCTTTCGATGTGTACCTTGACATCTGTGATGATGATGACTTTTAA